In Paracoccus aerodenitrificans, the following are encoded in one genomic region:
- a CDS encoding gamma-glutamylcyclotransferase — MKEEVMRDQNWLFAYGSLMWDPGFEVAERVVATLEGFHRSFCLRSYHYRGTPEVPGLVLALDEDGTSRCRGVALRVTDENWPEVIAAVRARELISDAYREAVLPLHLSDGRQVEAITYVMQPGHEQYAGGLAADEQARIIAAASGERGENRDYLYNTAAHLAELGLRDADLEHLADEVRRLTS, encoded by the coding sequence ATGAAAGAGGAAGTCATGCGGGATCAGAACTGGTTGTTTGCCTATGGGTCGCTGATGTGGGACCCCGGTTTCGAGGTGGCCGAGCGTGTCGTGGCGACGCTTGAAGGATTTCACCGCAGCTTCTGTCTGCGCTCATATCATTATCGCGGCACCCCTGAAGTGCCCGGTCTGGTTCTGGCGCTGGATGAGGACGGAACCAGCCGCTGCCGGGGCGTGGCGCTGCGTGTGACGGATGAAAACTGGCCCGAGGTGATCGCGGCGGTGCGTGCGCGTGAGCTGATCTCTGATGCTTATCGCGAGGCTGTGCTGCCGCTGCATCTGTCGGATGGGCGTCAGGTTGAGGCAATTACCTATGTGATGCAGCCCGGACATGAGCAATATGCGGGCGGGCTTGCTGCGGATGAGCAGGCGCGGATCATCGCGGCGGCCTCGGGCGAGCGGGGCGAAAACCGCGATTACCTGTACAATACGGCGGCGCATCTGGCCGAGCTGGGGCTGCGCGATGCCGATCTGGAGCATCTTGCGGATGAAGTGCGCCGCCTGACGTCCTGA
- a CDS encoding DUF2125 domain-containing protein — MKKLVIGVILLVVIFGASWYGVESWLSSRAREAVAADPRITAENVSPLRNPSRIGIRLEQLDYGDEQMGFAAPEIDLYAPALSPNRLTAELPQQMTLRLGSAPAQMTLSDGSAFAVVSPLHRMSISDAGIEAQGLKIDGADVLEALDLRAVIAHMGGAAPEGSGAGYAINLAASGIAVGSLTERLDISGPGQLWLTAPVGQAMLQGNVPPPVVTGLQSSGLRFSLGRTEATLIGRIEADANGYASGEAAFYTKDAQSFIDAAVSAGFLPPERALMAGALLKNLSETPVANETEPPPSAEDLSSTSVEVASEAAQAETEADMDQIVSLPPATDGQIRLPLILKDGRMRLGPVPVGPAPRLVP; from the coding sequence ATGAAGAAACTGGTTATCGGGGTGATCCTTCTCGTCGTGATTTTCGGCGCATCCTGGTATGGCGTGGAAAGCTGGCTGAGCAGTCGCGCACGCGAAGCGGTGGCAGCAGATCCCCGGATCACGGCGGAAAATGTCAGCCCGCTGCGCAATCCATCGCGGATCGGGATACGGCTTGAGCAGCTTGACTATGGCGATGAACAGATGGGTTTCGCGGCCCCCGAAATCGACCTCTATGCACCGGCCCTGTCCCCGAACAGGCTGACCGCCGAACTGCCGCAGCAGATGACATTGCGCCTTGGGTCGGCCCCGGCTCAGATGACGCTGAGCGATGGCAGCGCCTTCGCAGTGGTCTCGCCGCTGCATCGGATGAGCATCAGCGATGCGGGGATCGAGGCACAGGGGCTGAAGATCGACGGCGCAGACGTCCTTGAGGCGTTGGATCTTCGCGCCGTCATCGCCCATATGGGCGGTGCCGCGCCGGAAGGGTCCGGTGCGGGATATGCGATCAACCTGGCGGCAAGCGGAATCGCGGTCGGATCGCTGACGGAACGGCTGGATATCTCGGGTCCGGGGCAGCTTTGGCTGACTGCGCCTGTCGGTCAGGCCATGCTTCAGGGAAATGTGCCGCCCCCGGTGGTGACCGGGCTGCAAAGCAGTGGGCTGCGTTTTTCGCTTGGCAGGACAGAGGCCACCCTGATCGGCAGGATCGAGGCCGATGCGAATGGCTATGCCTCGGGCGAGGCCGCCTTCTACACGAAGGATGCGCAGAGCTTCATTGATGCGGCGGTCTCGGCAGGATTTCTGCCGCCCGAGCGCGCGTTGATGGCAGGAGCGCTGCTAAAAAATCTTTCTGAAACGCCCGTGGCCAATGAAACAGAACCGCCCCCAAGCGCAGAGGATCTGTCATCGACCTCGGTCGAAGTGGCATCCGAGGCCGCGCAGGCCGAGACAGAGGCGGATATGGATCAGATCGTTTCCCTGCCCCCCGCCACTGACGGGCAGATTCGTCTGCCGCTGATCCTGAAAGATGGCCGGATGCGCCTTGGCCCGGTCCCGGTCGGCCCCGCCCCGCGTCTGGTGCCGTGA
- the polA gene encoding DNA polymerase I, whose amino-acid sequence MSFGKGHKLHLIDGSAFIFRAYHALPPLTRKSDGLPIGAVAGFCNMLWKYVQDSKGDLAPTHVAVIFDHSGDTFRSEIYPEYKANRPPAPEDLVPQFPLTREATRAFNIPCIELQNFEADDIIATLACQAREAGGEAVVISSDKDLMQLVGDGVTMLDPIKNKEIGPEEVEEKFGVGPDRVVDIQALAGDSVDNVPGAPGIGIKTAALLINEYGDLETLLDRAGEIKQPKRRQTLIDFADQIRVSKRLVQLDCETPLDFSLDSLELRDPEPETLLGFLTEMEFRTLTNRVAEKFAIEAPAIPDVPVAAQGEAATGPDWPAINLDGYETVTTEEALTAWIDRITEAGAVAIDTETTGLNEMTADLVGISLCVEAGAACYIPVGHVSGGGDLFGSAALAEGQLAVDLVLEKLKPVLEDAAILKIGQNIKYDWKILACHNIRMTPIEDTMLLSYALAAGEYNHGMDALAERVLGHQTMPIKDLIGSGKSQIGFEQVEIAKAAPYAAEDAEVTWRLWQMLRPQLAPNAVTTAYETLERPMVPVLADMEMAGIKVNPEHLARMSNVFAQKMAGLEDEIHELAGQKFNVGSPKQLGEILFDRMGLEGGKQGKTGAYSTSADVLEDLAAEGHDLPARVLDWRGMSKLKSTYTDSLQTHVNADTGRVHTSYAITGAQTGRLASTDPNLQNIPIRTEEGRRIREAFIATPGHKLVALDYSQIELRILAHVADIPALKQAFREGIDIHAMTASQMFGVPIEGMDPMIRRQAKAINFGVIYGISGFGLSRNLRIPRAEAQAFIDTYFERFPEIRAYMDSTVENAKRDGYVRTIFGRRIMTPGINTKGPAAGGARRAAINAPIQGAAADIIRRAMIRMPDAIRHMPATMLLQVHDELVFEVEENAVDDLISVARQVMEGAAEPAVKLSVPLVVDAGSGDNWAEAH is encoded by the coding sequence ATGAGCTTCGGCAAGGGTCACAAGCTTCACCTCATCGACGGCTCGGCCTTTATTTTCCGCGCCTATCACGCGCTACCGCCGCTGACGCGGAAATCGGACGGGCTGCCCATCGGGGCCGTGGCGGGTTTCTGCAATATGTTGTGGAAATATGTGCAGGATTCGAAGGGGGATCTGGCGCCGACCCATGTTGCAGTGATCTTCGATCACAGCGGCGATACGTTCCGCAGCGAGATCTATCCTGAATACAAAGCCAACCGTCCGCCTGCACCCGAAGATCTGGTGCCTCAGTTCCCTCTGACGCGGGAAGCGACGCGGGCCTTTAATATTCCCTGTATCGAGCTTCAGAATTTTGAGGCGGATGACATCATCGCCACGCTTGCCTGTCAGGCGCGCGAGGCAGGGGGCGAGGCGGTTGTGATCAGTTCCGACAAGGATCTGATGCAGCTTGTGGGCGACGGGGTCACCATGCTGGATCCGATCAAGAACAAGGAGATCGGGCCGGAAGAGGTTGAGGAGAAATTCGGCGTCGGCCCCGACCGGGTGGTCGATATTCAGGCGCTTGCCGGGGATTCGGTCGATAACGTGCCGGGTGCGCCGGGGATCGGGATCAAGACTGCGGCGCTGCTGATCAACGAATACGGCGATCTGGAAACGCTGCTGGACCGCGCCGGTGAGATCAAGCAGCCCAAGCGCCGCCAGACGCTGATCGATTTCGCCGATCAGATCCGGGTGTCTAAGCGGCTGGTGCAGCTCGATTGCGAGACCCCGCTGGATTTCTCGCTGGATTCGCTGGAACTGCGCGATCCGGAACCCGAGACGCTTCTGGGTTTCCTGACCGAGATGGAGTTCCGCACGCTGACCAATCGCGTGGCCGAGAAATTCGCGATTGAGGCTCCGGCGATCCCGGATGTCCCGGTCGCTGCCCAGGGCGAGGCTGCGACCGGGCCTGACTGGCCCGCGATCAATCTGGATGGCTATGAGACGGTCACGACGGAAGAGGCTCTGACCGCATGGATCGACCGCATCACCGAAGCCGGTGCGGTCGCCATCGACACGGAAACCACCGGGCTGAACGAAATGACCGCCGATCTGGTTGGCATCTCGCTGTGCGTCGAGGCCGGGGCGGCGTGTTATATCCCGGTGGGGCATGTGTCCGGCGGGGGCGATCTGTTCGGCTCGGCTGCGCTTGCCGAAGGGCAGCTTGCCGTGGATCTGGTGCTGGAGAAGCTGAAACCGGTGCTGGAAGACGCCGCGATCCTGAAGATTGGGCAGAATATCAAATATGACTGGAAGATCCTTGCCTGTCACAACATCCGCATGACGCCCATCGAGGATACGATGCTGCTGTCCTATGCGTTGGCGGCGGGCGAATATAATCACGGCATGGATGCTCTGGCCGAGCGGGTTCTGGGCCACCAGACCATGCCGATCAAGGATCTGATCGGCTCGGGCAAGTCGCAGATCGGGTTCGAGCAGGTCGAGATCGCGAAGGCCGCTCCCTATGCTGCCGAGGATGCCGAGGTGACATGGCGGCTCTGGCAGATGCTGCGTCCTCAGCTTGCACCGAATGCGGTGACGACGGCTTATGAGACGTTGGAACGGCCGATGGTCCCGGTTCTGGCGGATATGGAGATGGCCGGGATCAAGGTGAATCCCGAGCATCTGGCGCGTATGTCCAATGTATTCGCGCAGAAAATGGCCGGGCTGGAGGATGAGATCCACGAACTCGCCGGGCAGAAATTCAATGTCGGCAGTCCCAAGCAGCTTGGAGAGATCCTGTTCGACAGGATGGGGCTGGAAGGCGGCAAGCAGGGCAAGACCGGGGCCTATTCCACAAGCGCCGATGTGCTGGAGGATCTGGCGGCGGAGGGCCATGATCTGCCCGCCCGCGTGCTGGACTGGCGCGGCATGTCCAAGCTGAAATCGACCTATACGGATTCTTTGCAGACCCATGTGAACGCGGATACGGGGCGGGTCCATACGTCGTATGCGATCACTGGGGCGCAGACCGGGCGGCTGGCCTCGACCGATCCGAATTTGCAGAATATCCCGATCCGCACCGAAGAAGGCCGCCGCATCCGCGAGGCCTTCATTGCCACGCCGGGGCATAAGCTGGTGGCGCTGGATTACAGCCAGATCGAGCTGCGCATTCTGGCTCATGTGGCTGACATCCCGGCGCTGAAACAGGCTTTCCGCGAAGGGATCGATATTCACGCCATGACGGCAAGCCAGATGTTCGGCGTCCCAATAGAGGGCATGGACCCGATGATTCGCCGTCAGGCCAAGGCGATCAATTTCGGGGTGATCTATGGGATTTCCGGCTTTGGCCTGTCGCGCAATCTCCGCATCCCGAGGGCCGAGGCGCAGGCCTTCATCGACACATATTTCGAGCGTTTCCCCGAGATCCGCGCCTATATGGACAGCACGGTCGAGAACGCCAAGCGGGACGGCTATGTGCGGACCATCTTCGGACGGCGCATCATGACGCCGGGCATCAATACCAAGGGGCCGGCGGCAGGCGGTGCAAGACGGGCAGCGATCAACGCGCCGATACAGGGCGCGGCGGCGGATATTATCCGCCGTGCAATGATCCGGATGCCCGATGCGATCAGGCATATGCCCGCGACCATGCTGCTTCAGGTCCATGACGAACTGGTCTTCGAGGTCGAGGAAAACGCCGTGGACGATCTGATCTCGGTTGCCCGTCAGGTGATGGAGGGCGCGGCTGAACCTGCGGTGAAGCTGTCAGTGCCTCTGGTGGTCGATGCCGGAAGCGGGGATAACTGGGCCGAGGCGCATTGA
- a CDS encoding DUF2459 domain-containing protein: MIRAVVRSVLAVLLLAVLAPLAGALIPGRVTPVADLDDPRGPVVIGLVQGVIHTDLLLPLTPRTREDFAFVGIAPEAEWLAVGWGARDFYTTVGSYRDLSAGAVWRAVTGDSAVMRFVPVGPMQPPMTMTISAASFDALLGAIRDDTISSRPLAQDLLTQGDRYFEAAGRFSILNTCNQWISRILRRAGQEFGGWTPTTLSVRLSLSQN; encoded by the coding sequence TTGATCCGGGCTGTTGTCAGAAGCGTCCTTGCGGTGCTTCTGCTGGCGGTTCTCGCGCCTCTGGCCGGTGCGCTGATCCCCGGAAGGGTCACGCCTGTTGCCGATCTGGACGATCCGCGCGGGCCAGTTGTGATCGGTCTTGTGCAGGGGGTGATCCATACCGATCTGCTGCTGCCGCTCACGCCCCGGACGCGTGAGGATTTCGCCTTTGTCGGGATCGCGCCGGAGGCGGAATGGCTGGCGGTAGGCTGGGGCGCACGGGATTTCTATACCACCGTCGGCAGCTATCGCGACCTGAGCGCCGGTGCCGTCTGGCGTGCCGTGACCGGGGACAGCGCGGTGATGCGGTTCGTTCCGGTCGGCCCGATGCAGCCGCCGATGACCATGACCATTTCTGCGGCCTCCTTTGATGCGCTGCTTGGTGCGATACGTGACGATACGATCAGCAGCCGCCCGCTCGCGCAGGATCTGCTGACGCAGGGCGACCGGTATTTCGAGGCTGCGGGGCGGTTTTCGATCCTGAACACATGCAATCAGTGGATCAGCCGCATATTGCGCCGCGCCGGTCAGGAATTCGGAGGCTGGACGCCCACGACGCTGAGCGTGCGCCTGTCGCTGTCGCAAAACTGA
- a CDS encoding zinc-finger domain-containing protein, translated as MAYPAPETETVTKWKIACQGDESRGLGHPRVWLRIAPEMGFVDCGYCDKRFVIDREHASDDH; from the coding sequence ATCGCCTATCCCGCGCCGGAGACCGAGACCGTCACGAAATGGAAGATCGCCTGTCAGGGCGATGAATCGCGGGGGCTTGGGCATCCGCGCGTCTGGCTGCGGATCGCGCCGGAAATGGGCTTCGTCGATTGCGGTTACTGCGACAAACGTTTCGTGATCGACCGCGAACACGCCTCTGACGATCATTGA
- a CDS encoding ABC transporter ATP-binding protein, giving the protein MTDTANAIEIRGLRKTYAASGKAPPKEALKGIDLTIPTGSIFGLLGPNGAGKSTTINIMAGLVNKTEGSVVIWGFDQDINPRNSRAAIGVMPQELNIDPFLSPRASLEVQAGLYGVPKSDRWTDELLTLVGLSDQAESYSRNLSGGMKRRLLLAKALVHRPQVLVLDEPTAGVDIGLREMLWNNVRRLNENGMTIILTTHYLEEAEQMCDRIAIIDRGEVLVENTTEALLEGADGKTLVIRTDDTPLPAMPSGVTAERRDGGRIAFSYAPSQTQPDAIIDALRGGGLPIQDIAIEQPRLEDVFVELTRH; this is encoded by the coding sequence ATGACCGACACCGCCAATGCCATCGAGATCAGGGGATTGCGCAAGACCTATGCCGCCTCGGGTAAGGCTCCGCCGAAAGAGGCGCTGAAGGGAATCGACCTGACCATTCCGACCGGCTCGATCTTCGGGCTTCTGGGACCGAACGGGGCCGGGAAATCGACCACGATCAACATCATGGCCGGGCTGGTGAACAAGACCGAGGGCAGCGTGGTGATCTGGGGCTTCGATCAGGACATCAATCCGCGCAACTCCCGCGCGGCCATCGGCGTCATGCCGCAGGAACTGAATATCGACCCGTTCCTGTCCCCCCGCGCCAGTCTTGAGGTTCAGGCGGGGCTGTATGGTGTGCCGAAATCTGATCGCTGGACCGATGAGTTACTGACCCTTGTCGGGCTTTCGGATCAGGCGGAAAGCTATTCGCGCAATCTTTCGGGAGGGATGAAGCGCAGGCTGCTGCTGGCGAAGGCGCTTGTCCACCGCCCTCAGGTGCTGGTGCTGGACGAACCCACGGCGGGCGTCGATATCGGGCTGCGCGAAATGCTGTGGAACAATGTCCGGCGGCTGAATGAAAACGGTATGACGATCATCCTTACCACGCATTATCTGGAAGAGGCCGAACAGATGTGCGACCGCATCGCCATTATCGACCGGGGCGAGGTGCTTGTCGAAAACACGACCGAGGCTCTGCTGGAGGGCGCGGACGGCAAGACGCTGGTGATCCGCACCGACGATACCCCCCTGCCTGCCATGCCGAGCGGCGTCACCGCCGAGCGCCGCGATGGCGGGCGCATCGCCTTCAGCTATGCTCCCTCGCAGACGCAGCCGGACGCGATCATCGACGCGCTGCGCGGCGGCGGCCTGCCGATTCAGGATATTGCCATCGAGCAGCCGAGGCTTGAGGATGTCTTCGTCGAACTGACCCGGCACTAG
- a CDS encoding YtoQ family protein: MLNVYLSGEIHTDWRERIIDGAKDLDVAFNSPVTDHDASDDCGVAIMGPEENKFWHDRKGAQLNAIRTRKGIADADIVVVRFGDQYKQWNAAFDAGYAAALGKSLIILHGPDHAHALKEVDAAALAVAERPEQVVEILRYVLSGKLPG; encoded by the coding sequence ATGCTGAATGTCTATCTCTCCGGCGAAATCCACACCGACTGGCGCGAGCGTATCATCGACGGCGCGAAGGATCTGGATGTCGCCTTCAACAGCCCGGTGACCGATCACGACGCCAGCGACGATTGCGGCGTGGCGATCATGGGGCCTGAGGAAAACAAGTTCTGGCACGACCGCAAGGGCGCCCAACTGAACGCAATCCGCACCCGCAAGGGCATTGCCGATGCCGATATCGTCGTGGTCCGTTTCGGCGATCAGTACAAGCAATGGAACGCGGCTTTCGATGCTGGCTATGCGGCGGCGCTTGGAAAATCCCTGATCATCCTGCACGGCCCCGACCACGCCCACGCGCTGAAAGAGGTCGATGCCGCCGCATTGGCGGTGGCCGAACGGCCCGAACAGGTCGTGGAGATACTGCGCTATGTGTTAAGCGGTAAGTTGCCGGGGTGA
- a CDS encoding histidine triad nucleotide-binding protein, which translates to MAYSYDDNNIFAKILRKEIPSDIVAENDHALAFRDISPKAPTHVLVIPKGKYVSFDDFAANAPADEITAFMRLCAQVAKSEGVSLDIGNGFRAITNAGNDGVQEVPHFHLHILGGRMMGPMLLLPE; encoded by the coding sequence ATGGCGTATAGTTATGATGACAACAACATCTTCGCCAAAATTCTGCGCAAAGAAATTCCAAGCGATATCGTTGCCGAGAACGACCACGCGCTTGCGTTTCGCGATATCAGCCCGAAGGCCCCGACTCATGTTCTGGTGATTCCGAAGGGCAAATATGTCAGCTTCGACGATTTTGCCGCGAATGCCCCGGCCGATGAAATCACCGCCTTCATGCGCCTCTGCGCTCAAGTTGCGAAATCCGAGGGCGTGTCGCTGGATATCGGAAACGGTTTCCGCGCGATCACCAATGCCGGCAATGATGGCGTGCAGGAGGTCCCGCATTTCCATTTGCATATTCTCGGCGGGCGGATGATGGGGCCGATGCTGCTTCTGCCCGAGTGA
- a CDS encoding DUF5928 domain-containing protein, which translates to MAKIAFIILAHKDPRGLIAQAERLTATGDYVSIHYDARSSQQDFATIQQALVNNPNVTFALKRHKCGWGEWSLVAATIETVHAAIGAFPTATHFYLLSGDCMPIKSAEYARAFLEQEDVDYIESVDFFESDWIKTGMRADRLIYRHWFNERSQPRRFYLSYNLQKRFGMTREVPKDIVMKIGSQWWCLRRETIEKVLDFCQSRPDVMRFFSTTWIPDETFFQTIVRHVVPRSEIRARSLTYLIFSDYGMPVVFYNDHFDMLLRQDSLFARKISPEALDLKERLGALWQAEGLHFAISGEGKSLFRFLTGRGRIGRRFAPRFWETEASLGRRSQIFMIVTKKWHVAKRLTAAIRDHTDIPAVDYLFNELQAGLPDLGGVENTVGKRQRHRRALIRLLLAEFDDERLVICLDPSALELMQDFSVDRSEAHFLFIDAEFSDDYVRGHMMRVGLANPSTPEHVVAQLLPVVRSDLDHEAERVRDFGFENLYEISPYFSAEKNVAALAAFLNLDEDTARKIAETPHLFAD; encoded by the coding sequence ATGGCGAAAATAGCATTCATCATTCTGGCGCATAAAGATCCGCGCGGGCTTATCGCGCAGGCTGAGCGGCTGACTGCGACCGGAGACTATGTTTCGATTCATTACGATGCCAGGTCGAGCCAGCAGGACTTCGCCACGATTCAGCAGGCGCTGGTCAATAATCCCAATGTTACGTTTGCGTTGAAGCGGCATAAATGCGGCTGGGGTGAGTGGTCGCTAGTGGCAGCGACGATAGAAACCGTGCATGCTGCAATCGGTGCGTTTCCGACGGCGACCCATTTCTATCTACTTTCCGGGGACTGCATGCCGATCAAGTCGGCGGAATACGCCCGGGCCTTTCTGGAACAGGAAGATGTCGATTACATCGAAAGCGTCGATTTTTTCGAGTCAGACTGGATCAAGACTGGAATGCGTGCTGACAGGCTGATCTATCGCCATTGGTTCAACGAACGCTCACAGCCCCGGCGCTTTTATCTCAGCTATAATCTTCAGAAGCGTTTTGGCATGACCCGCGAGGTGCCCAAGGATATCGTAATGAAGATCGGGAGCCAATGGTGGTGCCTGCGTCGCGAGACCATAGAGAAAGTACTGGATTTCTGCCAGTCGCGTCCGGATGTCATGCGCTTCTTCTCGACCACATGGATTCCGGACGAGACATTTTTCCAGACAATCGTGCGTCATGTCGTGCCGCGCTCGGAGATCCGCGCTCGCTCCCTGACATATCTGATCTTCAGTGATTATGGTATGCCGGTCGTTTTTTATAATGATCATTTCGATATGTTGCTGCGGCAGGATTCCCTGTTTGCGCGCAAGATCAGCCCTGAAGCGTTGGATTTGAAGGAACGGTTAGGTGCGCTCTGGCAGGCCGAAGGGCTGCATTTCGCGATTTCCGGCGAGGGTAAGTCGCTGTTTCGGTTTCTGACTGGTCGCGGCCGGATTGGCCGGCGTTTTGCGCCGCGCTTCTGGGAAACCGAGGCGAGCCTCGGTCGGCGCAGCCAGATTTTCATGATTGTGACGAAGAAGTGGCATGTCGCGAAACGACTGACAGCCGCGATTCGCGATCACACCGATATCCCGGCCGTGGACTATCTGTTCAACGAGCTTCAGGCTGGTTTGCCCGATTTGGGCGGTGTTGAGAACACAGTCGGCAAGCGGCAGCGTCATCGGCGGGCACTGATCCGGCTTTTACTGGCTGAGTTCGACGATGAGCGTCTGGTGATCTGCCTCGACCCTTCAGCGCTTGAGCTAATGCAGGACTTCTCGGTGGATCGGTCCGAGGCTCATTTCCTGTTCATCGATGCTGAGTTCAGCGACGATTATGTGCGCGGTCACATGATGCGGGTCGGGCTGGCGAATCCGTCGACGCCGGAACACGTAGTTGCACAATTGCTTCCGGTCGTGCGAAGCGATCTCGACCATGAGGCAGAACGCGTACGCGATTTCGGTTTCGAAAATCTTTATGAAATCAGCCCGTATTTCTCGGCTGAAAAGAACGTCGCGGCGCTTGCGGCCTTCCTGAATCTGGACGAGGATACCGCCCGGAAGATTGCCGAAACCCCGCATCTTTTCGCCGATTAG
- a CDS encoding sulfotransferase family protein has product MGFPGVWMTQSESMVYRVIPKCACSTIGQIMFYSDHGRYFDGDIHDSTEGLHKWAQEGSQPAIEDAVLSHKGISFTCVRNPYARILSSFFDKIAGIQRNGKRYRGNLVPQLIQEYGIEVGSPEDGFDFDQVRSFRRFLLFARDTIRWRRPMDPDIHWSSISGHMSTFIANGGRYDQIFFTEKFNEGMQRILDAATNPVSVNLDEVPRFNESEGHGPKRAHKVSDYFDDLSRHLIWEIYKQDFVLFKYDFEDPDNKFPTAELDLNEIHAKLGR; this is encoded by the coding sequence ATGGGTTTCCCTGGTGTGTGGATGACGCAAAGCGAAAGCATGGTCTATCGTGTCATCCCTAAATGTGCCTGTTCAACCATAGGTCAGATCATGTTCTATTCTGATCATGGCCGGTATTTCGATGGCGATATTCACGATAGCACAGAGGGTCTGCATAAATGGGCGCAGGAGGGCAGTCAGCCGGCAATCGAAGACGCTGTGCTTTCCCATAAAGGCATCAGCTTCACATGTGTGCGCAACCCCTATGCGAGAATTCTGTCGTCTTTCTTCGACAAGATCGCTGGGATTCAACGCAACGGGAAGCGCTATCGTGGCAATCTAGTCCCGCAGCTGATTCAAGAGTATGGAATCGAGGTCGGCAGCCCCGAGGACGGGTTCGATTTCGATCAGGTCCGCTCTTTCCGTCGCTTTCTGCTGTTCGCCCGCGACACTATTCGCTGGCGCCGCCCAATGGATCCCGACATCCACTGGTCGTCCATCTCTGGCCATATGTCGACATTCATTGCTAATGGCGGGCGCTATGATCAGATCTTCTTCACCGAGAAGTTCAATGAAGGAATGCAGCGGATCCTTGATGCGGCGACAAATCCGGTATCTGTCAATTTGGACGAGGTCCCCCGTTTCAACGAATCCGAAGGGCACGGGCCTAAGCGGGCACATAAGGTCAGCGACTATTTTGATGACCTGTCGCGCCACTTGATCTGGGAAATTTACAAGCAGGATTTCGTGCTGTTTAAGTACGATTTTGAAGATCCCGACAACAAGTTTCCCACTGCCGAGTTGGATCTGAACGAAATTCACGCGAAGCTGGGACGCTGA